One genomic region from Cyanobium usitatum str. Tous encodes:
- a CDS encoding 3-deoxy-D-manno-octulosonic acid transferase, whose amino-acid sequence MKRAQAWLLLGLYRLLSLGLTPLWLILLLIRLAQAKEDPLRLGERLGWPSRRRPAGPLLWFHAASVGELNSLLPVLRALGQGAGAPGMLVTTVTRTSAALAGRVLPPAAIHQYVPIDHWLALVPFRCYWRPCLGVLAEAELWPELVQAMPHLHLINARMSQRSYLRHRRLPVYAGWLLARVELCLAQSQADAERFRRLGARDVRALGSTKLDADPPPVNSKYLAVVQQVFAGRSVLLLASSHAGEERQWLEAWAENQLTQRPFGLLLAPRHPQRAQEVLAQARQLGLSAALWSDLAGGGLAPNPDVLVADVIGEMGTWISAAAVVVMGGSFYPQGRALGGQNPLEPVALGRPVLCGPDMANFSDLLEPLLAAGCLQQCADVAATLAAALPLLVQPLPQGHGEGLRLRGPSQLLASLLLKQCH is encoded by the coding sequence GTGAAGCGAGCTCAGGCCTGGTTGCTGCTGGGGCTCTATCGACTGCTCTCCCTTGGCCTGACCCCGCTCTGGCTGATCTTGTTGCTGATCCGCCTGGCCCAGGCCAAGGAGGATCCCCTCCGGCTGGGGGAGCGCCTGGGCTGGCCGAGCCGCCGCCGCCCAGCTGGGCCTCTGCTGTGGTTTCACGCCGCCAGTGTGGGCGAACTCAACAGCCTGCTGCCCGTGTTGCGAGCGCTGGGCCAGGGTGCTGGAGCGCCAGGGATGCTGGTGACCACGGTGACACGCACCTCCGCCGCCCTGGCTGGCCGGGTATTGCCGCCTGCTGCGATTCACCAATACGTGCCGATAGATCATTGGCTGGCCCTGGTGCCCTTTCGCTGCTATTGGCGGCCCTGCCTGGGGGTATTGGCGGAGGCGGAGCTCTGGCCTGAGCTGGTGCAGGCGATGCCCCATCTGCATTTGATCAATGCCCGCATGAGCCAACGCTCCTACCTGCGGCATCGGCGGCTACCCGTTTATGCCGGCTGGTTGCTGGCGCGGGTGGAGCTATGCCTGGCCCAGTCCCAGGCCGATGCCGAGCGCTTTCGGCGTCTGGGGGCCCGCGATGTGCGCGCCTTGGGCTCCACCAAGCTCGATGCCGATCCGCCGCCGGTCAACAGCAAATACCTAGCGGTGGTGCAGCAGGTGTTTGCCGGTAGATCGGTTCTGCTGCTGGCCAGCAGCCATGCCGGCGAAGAGCGGCAATGGCTTGAAGCCTGGGCGGAAAACCAGCTGACGCAGCGCCCATTTGGATTGCTGCTGGCACCGCGCCATCCCCAGCGGGCCCAGGAGGTGCTTGCTCAGGCGCGGCAGCTGGGCCTGTCGGCGGCGCTCTGGAGTGACCTGGCTGGCGGCGGCTTGGCTCCTAACCCCGATGTGCTGGTGGCTGATGTAATTGGCGAGATGGGCACCTGGATCAGCGCAGCGGCCGTGGTGGTGATGGGCGGTAGTTTTTATCCGCAGGGCCGGGCCCTTGGTGGCCAGAACCCCCTGGAGCCCGTGGCCCTGGGTCGTCCCGTGCTCTGCGGCCCCGACATGGCCAACTTTTCTGATCTGCTGGAGCCGTTGCTGGCGGCTGGCTGCCTGCAGCAGTGCGCCGATGTGGCAGCAACCCTGGCGGCTGCCCTGCCCCTGCTGGTTCAGCCATTGCCGCAGGGGCATGGGGAGGGCCTGCGCTTGCGCGGCCCCTCCCAGCTGCTTGCTTCACTGCTGCTGAAGCAGTGCCACTGA
- a CDS encoding lysophospholipid acyltransferase family protein translates to MKKRTLLNNRLLASLAGAALNCYGELFVRTARIRIQAHPDTYRLVQEQGGAVIYALWHRHAFFIPLLRRFDRRRVAVLLSSHRDAQIVAVAVRLRGLEVVEGSSTRGGLQAYHFLRRALQQCQPVCITPDGPKGPAELVKSGVTHLAQQSGCPIVPVSVACSRSYRLRSWDRSVLPLPLSRVVVQLGEPLWLHDSLVDSQELLAERLRQVASLAGECP, encoded by the coding sequence GTGAAAAAACGAACCCTGCTCAACAACCGACTGCTGGCCAGCCTTGCCGGTGCTGCTCTCAATTGCTACGGGGAGCTGTTTGTGCGTACCGCTCGGATCCGCATTCAGGCCCATCCCGACACCTATCGGTTGGTTCAGGAACAGGGGGGCGCAGTGATTTACGCCCTCTGGCATCGCCACGCTTTTTTTATACCCCTACTGCGTCGCTTTGATAGGCGTCGAGTGGCTGTGCTGCTCAGTAGCCATCGGGATGCCCAGATCGTGGCAGTGGCAGTGCGCTTACGCGGTTTGGAGGTGGTGGAGGGTTCCTCCACCCGTGGTGGCCTGCAGGCATACCACTTCCTGCGCCGCGCTCTGCAGCAATGCCAGCCTGTTTGCATCACTCCAGATGGGCCTAAGGGCCCGGCTGAGTTGGTCAAAAGTGGCGTGACTCATCTTGCCCAGCAATCGGGCTGCCCGATTGTGCCGGTTTCTGTTGCCTGCTCCCGCAGCTATCGCTTGCGCTCCTGGGACCGGTCGGTGTTGCCCTTGCCCCTGTCGCGAGTGGTTGTGCAGCTGGGCGAGCCGCTGTGGCTGCACGACAGCTTGGTGGATAGCCAGGAGCTGCTGGCGGAGCGATTGCGTCAGGTGGCCAGCCTGGCTGGTGAGTGCCCGTGA
- the lpxK gene encoding tetraacyldisaccharide 4'-kinase, translating into MPLTTPRFWYQRRRGWQAWLLWPLGWLYGCAVTLHRRSTRRWRCSVPVLSIGNLTLGGTGKTPLGIALAQGLEERGWRVAVLLRGYGTRRRNPCQVSSSSSCAEVGDEALEYAQSLGEGVAWVGSNRCQSAALAVAAGATVILLDDGLQHWPLGRDLDLSLLDRKHGLGNRLVFPAGPLREPLDQLARADGLVFTGAEPVEPLPPIPVGWPSHKPRFDVRFCLLPPPQLQQEPLVAFCGIGLPGKFFSALRACGLELVATESFPDHHVYAESDLKRLLDLAHANGARLVTTVKDGQRLPQRFRQEVSLVSLQVDRASLAPLLNWLDQRLCALSGVRFHG; encoded by the coding sequence ATGCCCTTAACTACGCCGCGTTTTTGGTATCAGCGCCGCCGTGGCTGGCAGGCCTGGCTGCTCTGGCCACTGGGCTGGCTTTATGGCTGCGCCGTGACCCTGCACCGGCGCAGTACCCGCCGCTGGCGTTGTTCGGTGCCGGTGCTTTCGATCGGCAACCTCACCCTGGGGGGCACGGGCAAGACCCCCCTGGGGATTGCCTTGGCCCAGGGCCTTGAGGAGCGGGGCTGGCGGGTGGCGGTGCTGCTGCGGGGCTATGGCACCCGGCGCCGAAACCCGTGCCAGGTTTCTTCTTCTAGTTCCTGCGCGGAGGTGGGGGATGAGGCCCTGGAGTACGCCCAAAGCCTCGGGGAGGGTGTGGCCTGGGTGGGCTCGAACCGCTGCCAGAGCGCGGCGTTGGCGGTGGCGGCTGGGGCCACTGTGATCTTGCTGGACGATGGTTTGCAGCACTGGCCTTTGGGCCGTGATTTGGACCTGTCCCTGCTGGATCGAAAGCACGGACTGGGCAACCGTCTGGTGTTTCCGGCGGGCCCGCTACGCGAGCCCCTGGATCAATTGGCCCGGGCCGATGGGCTGGTGTTCACCGGTGCAGAGCCTGTTGAGCCGTTGCCGCCTATCCCCGTGGGTTGGCCGAGCCACAAGCCACGCTTTGATGTGCGCTTCTGTTTGCTGCCGCCACCCCAGCTCCAGCAGGAGCCTCTGGTGGCCTTCTGCGGTATTGGCTTACCAGGGAAGTTTTTTTCCGCTCTGCGGGCCTGCGGACTCGAGCTGGTGGCAACGGAATCCTTCCCGGATCACCACGTTTATGCTGAATCAGACTTGAAGCGTTTGTTGGATTTGGCCCACGCCAATGGCGCACGGTTGGTCACCACCGTCAAGGATGGACAACGCCTGCCCCAGCGTTTTCGCCAGGAGGTGAGCTTGGTGTCGCTTCAGGTGGATAGGGCCAGTCTGGCTCCCTTACTGAATTGGCTGGATCAGCGTCTTTGTGCTCTGTCGGGTGTTCGCTTCCATGGCTGA